In the genome of Paenibacillus pabuli, one region contains:
- a CDS encoding GntR family transcriptional regulator, with protein MSIEFDNNLPIYLQIMQYIKRQIVTGTLKAGDKIPSVRELAAELQINPNTIQRTFQELEREEVVETKRGLGRYVTSEESKIMTIKKEMASELLERFLTGMQELGIEEQDIVNIVADAVAEGKQSLHRDGRGGTVNE; from the coding sequence GTGAGCATTGAATTTGACAACAACTTGCCAATCTACCTGCAAATTATGCAGTACATCAAAAGACAGATTGTAACCGGAACACTTAAGGCGGGCGACAAAATTCCTTCGGTTCGTGAGCTCGCGGCCGAATTACAGATTAATCCTAATACAATACAGCGAACATTTCAGGAGTTGGAACGGGAAGAAGTGGTGGAAACCAAGCGAGGTCTGGGCCGATACGTAACAAGTGAGGAGTCGAAAATTATGACGATCAAAAAAGAGATGGCCAGTGAATTACTGGAACGTTTTTTGACAGGAATGCAGGAACTGGGCATTGAAGAACAGGATATCGTAAATATTGTGGCGGATGCCGTTGCAGAAGGAAAACAATCGCTGCATCGCGATGGAAGAGGAGGAACAGTGAATGAGTAA
- a CDS encoding helix-turn-helix transcriptional regulator, whose product MAKESFDKEIQFLRMLSLTSGAYNRKQYAERLGISVHTFDKTQRRLKEIMQTVADQRSGSEQNKEMADLVRFQYGESAEPMLLFLFRAKSMKETEVQRLSVLLHTLQDQALTAMELLDACCADLPEDLALPDEKTIRSDLKYLEEVGVIRKESGGRPYRYLLQQDVLTGLTVEEQLELYDFVDIMANTQVPSVQGYILRDSLKKAIATSYPQEEATEPFIYKYHYYSRILDEAHLYTLLSAIRQRKHVQFLYYSPKKPSSYSSQNTNPRFEREAGGRSNRILPLEVVYDHQYGRWYVIGYQGRRGFVKFRMEGITQLEEQDSIEEEYMIELKKQWAEISRYSWLVDTGNTVTVQARFFHPQDGQRNFILDRVRLQGQWGTITPETDHTFLYEIQVNGTTEIKPWLRSFGSSCEVIAPPRLRQEMIKEWKEIAQYYESVREDVQLPDDDEIE is encoded by the coding sequence ATGGCTAAAGAGAGCTTTGACAAAGAAATTCAATTTCTGCGCATGCTGTCCCTGACAAGCGGCGCATACAACCGTAAACAGTATGCCGAACGGCTCGGCATATCCGTACATACTTTTGATAAAACCCAACGCAGATTAAAAGAAATCATGCAAACCGTCGCGGACCAACGCTCAGGCTCGGAACAAAACAAAGAAATGGCAGATCTCGTACGCTTCCAATATGGAGAATCTGCTGAACCCATGCTGCTCTTCCTCTTTCGCGCCAAGTCGATGAAAGAGACTGAAGTGCAGCGACTTTCCGTTCTTTTGCATACCCTTCAAGATCAAGCTTTAACCGCTATGGAATTACTGGACGCCTGCTGCGCAGATCTGCCAGAGGATTTGGCGCTGCCTGACGAGAAGACCATTCGCTCCGATCTGAAGTATCTGGAAGAAGTCGGAGTGATTCGCAAGGAATCTGGAGGCAGACCTTATCGTTACCTTTTGCAGCAGGACGTACTTACGGGTCTAACCGTGGAAGAACAGCTGGAGCTGTATGATTTTGTGGATATTATGGCCAACACCCAGGTTCCGTCTGTTCAAGGATATATACTGCGCGACAGTCTCAAAAAAGCCATTGCCACAAGCTATCCGCAGGAAGAAGCCACCGAGCCATTTATATATAAATACCATTATTATTCCCGCATTCTGGACGAAGCACATCTGTACACGCTGCTTAGTGCGATTCGCCAGCGCAAACATGTGCAGTTCCTGTACTACTCACCCAAAAAACCGTCCAGCTACAGCTCACAGAATACGAATCCACGTTTTGAACGGGAAGCAGGCGGACGATCCAACCGGATCTTACCGCTTGAAGTGGTCTATGATCATCAGTATGGACGTTGGTATGTCATTGGATATCAGGGACGTCGTGGCTTTGTGAAATTTCGGATGGAAGGCATTACGCAGCTGGAGGAACAGGATTCAATTGAAGAAGAATATATGATTGAATTGAAGAAGCAGTGGGCCGAGATCAGCCGCTACAGCTGGCTGGTGGACACAGGAAACACCGTAACGGTTCAAGCGCGATTCTTTCATCCCCAGGACGGACAGCGCAACTTCATTTTGGATCGGGTTCGTCTACAAGGCCAATGGGGAACAATTACCCCTGAAACAGATCATACCTTTCTGTATGAAATTCAGGTCAACGGGACTACCGAGATTAAGCCGTGGCTTCGGAGCTTTGGCTCAAGCTGTGAGGTAATCGCGCCACCGAGGCTGCGGCAGGAGATGATTAAGGAATGGAAGGAGATTGCGCAATATTATGAATCTGTTCGAGAAGATGTTCAACTACCAGATGATGACGAGATTGAATGA
- a CDS encoding ABC transporter ATP-binding protein, producing MSNILELSHVSKTYGGKKALHDITLDIAPGRIVGLLGSNGSGKSTLMKLVAGLLHPSSGDVRVTGKVVGLETKSLVSFMPDRPLTENWMKVRDAIAYYRDFYADFDQEKAREMLDFMKLGEEEKVRHLSKGMNERLQLTLALSRKARLYLLDEPIGGVDPVARGKILDAIVKFYDEDSSLIISTHLVTDIERIFDEVIFIREGEMVMREEVETLRLKYGKSVDEMFKEVYAE from the coding sequence ATGAGTAATATTCTTGAGCTGAGCCATGTAAGCAAAACGTATGGCGGCAAAAAAGCCCTTCATGACATCACGCTGGATATTGCCCCAGGCCGAATAGTAGGTTTGCTGGGCAGTAACGGCAGCGGTAAAAGCACATTGATGAAGCTGGTTGCAGGATTGCTGCACCCCAGCAGTGGAGATGTTCGTGTCACGGGAAAAGTAGTTGGCTTGGAAACGAAGTCGCTGGTATCCTTTATGCCGGACCGCCCATTGACCGAGAACTGGATGAAGGTGCGGGACGCGATTGCATATTATCGTGATTTCTACGCTGATTTTGATCAAGAGAAAGCGCGAGAGATGCTTGATTTCATGAAGCTTGGAGAGGAAGAAAAGGTAAGACATTTGTCGAAAGGCATGAATGAACGACTGCAACTAACACTGGCTCTTTCCCGCAAGGCTCGTCTGTATTTGCTCGATGAACCGATTGGAGGGGTGGACCCGGTTGCCCGGGGTAAAATTCTGGATGCCATTGTGAAGTTTTATGACGAAGACAGCAGTCTGATCATCTCTACGCATCTTGTAACAGATATTGAACGGATCTTCGACGAAGTCATCTTCATCCGTGAAGGTGAGATGGTGATGCGGGAAGAGGTCGAGACGCTTCGTCTCAAGTACGGTAAAAGTGTGGATGAGATGTTCAAGGAGGTTTATGCGGAATGA
- a CDS encoding WYL domain-containing protein produces MFNYQMMTRLNETGLFTWTSQERAWLRMMLNHPAAPEALSPDTLHKLHDMLDGEQEMDLRDYLTEKAKSEENSVFHPLLKPLRQIILQHQGFRLTGRVRNGRISSDQFGFPYKLEYSMVKKEWYVLWYAPLYSKLMSTKLHSITAVEAQLLQPEAASEYADKIAILTEKRKTTVTIEVLPEFNQELSRILYAFSCFEKQVEYVEAEQTYRIELTIPRNEVDYVLSKMRFLGKRVRIADNAALRERMSETAAKVLARYTESESEAQPERTYEEVRNHPVEGSFTKADGVDSA; encoded by the coding sequence ATGTTCAACTACCAGATGATGACGAGATTGAATGAAACCGGACTGTTCACCTGGACATCCCAGGAACGGGCCTGGCTGCGCATGATGCTCAATCACCCTGCCGCACCAGAAGCGCTTAGCCCGGATACGTTACACAAACTGCATGACATGCTGGATGGGGAGCAGGAGATGGACCTCCGGGATTACCTCACTGAGAAGGCCAAAAGTGAAGAAAACAGCGTTTTTCACCCGCTGCTCAAACCATTGCGGCAGATCATTTTACAACATCAGGGTTTTCGTTTGACAGGGCGTGTCCGCAACGGGCGAATCAGTTCGGATCAGTTCGGATTTCCCTACAAGCTCGAATATTCCATGGTCAAAAAAGAATGGTACGTGCTCTGGTATGCCCCGCTCTACAGCAAACTGATGTCGACCAAGCTGCACAGCATCACTGCCGTTGAAGCCCAACTTCTTCAACCGGAGGCCGCTTCGGAATACGCTGACAAAATCGCGATTTTAACGGAGAAGCGGAAGACAACCGTAACGATCGAAGTGCTGCCGGAGTTCAATCAGGAGTTGTCGCGAATTCTGTATGCCTTCTCCTGCTTTGAGAAACAGGTGGAATATGTGGAAGCAGAACAGACATACCGTATTGAACTGACCATTCCGCGGAATGAGGTGGATTATGTGCTTTCCAAAATGCGTTTCCTAGGCAAACGGGTACGGATTGCAGACAATGCTGCACTTCGAGAGCGAATGTCTGAGACAGCCGCCAAAGTATTGGCACGCTATACAGAATCCGAGTCTGAAGCACAGCCTGAACGGACTTATGAAGAGGTGCGAAACCACCCTGTAGAGGGCTCTTTCACCAAGGCGGATGGCGTTGATTCTGCATAA
- a CDS encoding nucleotidyltransferase domain-containing protein: MTHVHKEMRDTIRQQLKQIEQEENVRIIYACESGSRAWGFPSQDSDYDVRFLYVRPLDWYLSIEEQRDVIERPISEQLDINGWDLRKALKLFRKSNPPLLEWLQSPIQYDEPYSVAEHIRALSPLTFSPKSCMFHYLNMAKGNFRDYLQGEQVKIKKYFYVLRPLLACGWIERYDAMPPMAFEELVEELVPQSAPLYTEIHELLRRKKAGEELDLEPQLPAIQTFLAEKIAHFEQLASQLENEQIIQYEELDRIFRFALQEVWAGAYD, translated from the coding sequence ATGACTCATGTTCATAAAGAAATGAGAGATACGATTAGACAGCAGCTGAAGCAGATTGAACAGGAGGAAAACGTACGGATCATCTATGCCTGTGAATCGGGCAGCCGGGCATGGGGGTTTCCTTCACAGGACAGCGATTATGATGTTCGTTTCCTGTATGTGAGACCGCTGGATTGGTACTTGTCCATTGAAGAACAAAGAGATGTTATCGAACGCCCGATCAGTGAACAGCTCGATATCAATGGTTGGGATTTGCGCAAAGCCTTGAAGCTGTTTCGCAAGTCGAATCCACCGCTGCTGGAGTGGTTACAATCCCCGATTCAGTATGACGAACCCTACAGTGTGGCAGAGCATATTCGTGCATTATCGCCTTTGACCTTCTCACCAAAGTCCTGTATGTTCCATTATCTGAATATGGCGAAGGGAAACTTCCGGGATTACTTGCAGGGTGAGCAGGTGAAGATCAAAAAGTATTTCTATGTACTGCGCCCACTGCTGGCCTGTGGCTGGATCGAACGTTATGATGCGATGCCGCCGATGGCATTCGAAGAGCTGGTTGAGGAACTTGTTCCTCAGAGCGCGCCGCTCTATACGGAAATCCATGAGCTGCTGCGCCGGAAAAAGGCAGGCGAGGAACTCGATCTGGAACCACAGCTCCCAGCGATACAGACTTTTTTGGCAGAGAAGATCGCGCATTTTGAACAACTGGCCTCCCAACTGGAGAATGAACAGATTATTCAATATGAAGAACTCGACCGGATTTTCCGTTTTGCACTGCAAGAGGTGTGGGCGGGGGCGTACGATTAA
- a CDS encoding TROVE domain-containing protein, whose protein sequence is MSRAKQLFNQPQPTTRNHGGYGAYERLVEEQYIQMLMTNTLNNTFYADTQQLMDDAMVSHQEMAEVDAGFMARALVYARNEGMMRLQPLFGLALLSKVDPDQFAKVFAKVVQTPADLADFLTILRGTGRGQGGRAVKRQVSLFLNGISEYWAIKYNGRGRGYSLGDMIATAHPKPTDMKQQALFRYLRGHEVDLADLPQLQALEKLKSTPIPASQMHLIEKGKLPYSVVTSIMQPTRTVWEALMSQMPTFALLRHLNAMDRAGVFEKNKNIEYVTGRLTDAEALRKSRILPFRFASAYEMIAREELRYALREAVELSIGNLPALPGRTAIFLDRSGSMQGDYLRIGSVLALALYKQTRGNSLFWLFDHMVEDARPKMNESILSQAHRIRAQGGTDTGRPVRELRDIGEKVDQIIMITDEQQNEGSPLYAELERYRRMMNPELKVFIVDIAPYQQAMVPPRDGKTFYIYGWSETVLTYIAETIAGYDTLANRVRAMDI, encoded by the coding sequence ATGAGCAGAGCCAAACAATTATTTAATCAACCTCAGCCAACGACACGTAATCATGGGGGTTACGGAGCCTATGAGCGATTGGTGGAGGAACAATATATACAGATGTTGATGACGAATACGTTGAACAATACATTTTATGCAGATACACAGCAGTTGATGGATGATGCAATGGTCAGTCATCAGGAGATGGCTGAGGTCGATGCGGGGTTTATGGCGCGGGCGCTGGTCTATGCTCGTAATGAAGGCATGATGCGGTTACAACCTCTATTCGGCCTGGCACTGCTGTCCAAGGTGGACCCGGATCAGTTTGCGAAGGTGTTTGCCAAGGTGGTACAGACACCAGCAGACCTCGCCGATTTCCTGACCATTCTAAGAGGAACAGGTCGAGGGCAGGGCGGTCGGGCGGTGAAACGTCAGGTGAGTCTCTTTTTGAACGGGATTAGCGAATACTGGGCGATTAAATACAACGGGCGCGGGCGTGGATACAGTTTGGGCGATATGATCGCTACAGCACATCCCAAGCCGACAGATATGAAACAACAGGCATTGTTCCGTTATTTGCGCGGACATGAGGTAGATCTTGCGGATCTGCCGCAGTTACAGGCGCTGGAGAAGCTGAAATCCACCCCAATCCCAGCAAGTCAGATGCATCTGATCGAAAAAGGTAAACTGCCGTATTCGGTGGTCACTTCGATCATGCAGCCGACACGTACGGTATGGGAGGCGTTAATGTCCCAGATGCCGACCTTTGCATTGTTGCGTCATCTGAATGCAATGGATCGGGCGGGAGTTTTTGAAAAAAACAAAAATATTGAATACGTAACGGGCCGTCTAACGGATGCGGAAGCACTGCGCAAGTCGCGCATCCTACCTTTTCGATTCGCCAGTGCGTATGAAATGATTGCGAGAGAAGAGCTTCGATATGCTTTGCGGGAGGCGGTGGAGCTATCGATTGGCAACTTGCCAGCGCTGCCGGGAAGAACTGCGATTTTCCTGGATCGCTCCGGTTCCATGCAAGGGGATTATCTGCGGATTGGCTCGGTGCTGGCACTGGCGCTTTATAAACAAACACGAGGCAACTCGCTGTTCTGGTTATTCGACCATATGGTTGAAGATGCTCGTCCGAAGATGAATGAGAGCATTCTTTCACAGGCTCACAGGATTCGCGCACAAGGTGGAACAGACACGGGGCGTCCTGTACGAGAGCTTCGAGATATCGGAGAGAAAGTGGATCAGATCATTATGATTACGGATGAACAGCAGAATGAAGGCAGTCCGCTATATGCGGAGCTTGAACGTTATCGCCGGATGATGAATCCCGAGCTGAAGGTATTTATCGTGGATATTGCACCTTATCAGCAGGCCATGGTGCCGCCACGGGATGGTAAAACCTTTTATATCTACGGCTGGAGTGAAACGGTACTAACGTATATTGCTGAGACTATAGCTGGATATGATACACTGGCGAACCGAGTGCGAGCGATGGATATTTAG